The Alteripontixanthobacter sp. genome has a window encoding:
- the rapZ gene encoding RNase adapter RapZ: MAVDSSRSVTRQRILLVTGLSGAGKTTALRVLEDLGWEAIDNFPVRLLDRLIGAEGGQPVQPAVPPEAPLAIGYDSRTRGFAPAEIIATVKDLAGREDLEVTTLFLDCASGELERRYNETRRRHPMAAGRPVLEGIKAERELLEPLRRWAEMVIDTTEMAANQLQQAIRERFEAGREEAMTVTVTSFGFARGMPPLADLVFDMRFLDNPHWVEELRDLTGRDEPVASHIHADPGFAPAYERIRDLLLDLLPRYAAQGKSYVTVAFGCTGGRHRSVFTAEQITAALREAGFSPTLLHRNLESRATDAIEGPQS, encoded by the coding sequence ATGGCGGTTGATTCGTCCAGATCCGTTACCCGCCAGCGTATCCTGCTGGTGACTGGCCTGTCCGGCGCGGGCAAGACCACGGCGCTGCGCGTGCTGGAAGACCTTGGTTGGGAAGCGATCGACAATTTTCCGGTTCGCCTGCTCGACCGGCTGATCGGCGCGGAAGGCGGCCAGCCTGTCCAGCCCGCAGTCCCTCCCGAAGCCCCGCTCGCCATCGGCTATGATTCGCGCACGCGCGGCTTTGCCCCGGCGGAGATCATCGCCACGGTCAAGGACCTGGCCGGGCGCGAGGATCTGGAAGTGACCACCCTGTTCCTCGACTGCGCGAGTGGCGAGTTGGAGCGCCGCTATAACGAGACCCGCCGCCGCCATCCGATGGCCGCCGGCCGTCCGGTGCTGGAAGGCATCAAGGCGGAACGCGAACTGCTCGAACCGCTGCGCCGCTGGGCGGAAATGGTGATCGACACCACCGAAATGGCCGCCAACCAGTTGCAGCAGGCAATCCGCGAACGGTTCGAAGCCGGACGCGAGGAAGCCATGACGGTCACCGTCACCAGCTTCGGTTTTGCACGCGGCATGCCCCCGCTGGCCGATCTGGTGTTCGACATGCGGTTTCTCGACAATCCGCATTGGGTGGAGGAACTGCGCGACCTGACCGGGCGGGACGAGCCGGTGGCGAGCCACATCCATGCCGATCCCGGCTTTGCCCCAGCCTATGAACGTATTCGGGATCTGCTGCTCGACCTGTTGCCGCGCTATGCCGCGCAGGGAAAAAGCTATGTTACCGTGGCGTTCGGCTGTACCGGCGGGCGTCACCGCTCCGTTTTTACGGCAGAGCAAATCACCGCGGCCTTGCGCGAGGCGGGGTTTTCGCCCACCTTGTTGCACCGCAATTTGGAATCGCGGGCCACCGATGCGATCGAAGGGCCCCAATCGTGA
- a CDS encoding HPr kinase/phosphatase C-terminal domain-containing protein → MADPPVLRQASCVAIGCRALIIEGPSGSGKSSLALALIDRGAVLVGDDGVMVERRGRSVWASPPPNITGKLEIRSVGLVELPYISAPLALILRLERDPPRFVERADTSEICGTAIPCLAFYPDSPVAAIRAEYALERHGLAAAAS, encoded by the coding sequence GTGGCTGATCCGCCAGTGTTACGGCAAGCGAGCTGCGTTGCCATCGGCTGCCGTGCGCTGATCATCGAGGGGCCTTCCGGCAGCGGCAAGTCCAGCCTGGCACTTGCGCTGATCGATCGCGGCGCAGTGCTGGTCGGCGACGATGGCGTGATGGTGGAACGGCGCGGCAGGTCTGTATGGGCCAGCCCGCCGCCCAACATTACAGGCAAGTTGGAAATACGCAGCGTTGGTCTGGTCGAACTGCCATACATATCGGCACCGCTGGCGCTGATTCTACGGCTGGAGCGTGACCCGCCGCGTTTCGTCGAGCGAGCCGACACCAGCGAAATATGCGGCACGGCGATCCCGTGCCTCGCCTTTTACCCTGACAGTCCGGTGGCTGCCATTCGCGCCGAATATGCGCTGGAGCGTCATGGCCTGGCAGCAGCTGCGTCCTGA
- a CDS encoding stimulus-sensing domain-containing protein codes for MADHRRTLNPRELRPASWVTRLSLTSRILAVNILPLALFAGGLFYLDSYRAQLLDERYKLARIEAQITAEALAGATRDRQEALLIQIAKEQQMRLRMFDSEGLLWADSFALDQPTFSLDDPSDDQFGLRFARWLDRAVDTIVAAEAVPDYLEPESTNADRWPELRRARETGLSQIVLRDAPDGTPVITAAAPVGLNGATLLTTRNAVDITETVREARTALATAMGLALLSSILLSLFLARTIVRPLSQLSQAAQRVRLGREREVEVPRMPDRQDEIGLLARAVSDMTEALRHRIDAVESFAADVAHEIKNPLASLRSAVESFPRVDDPELKAQLITIASHDVRRIDRLVTEISDASRIDAELSRAVFERIDLGELVENIVARREHRGENGNQIITIEQPRQRAIVFGVPARLERVVDNLLDNAVSFNPPGGTIDLIVWRDHDTIGLSVCDNGPGIPAENREKVFTRFHSDRPEEEDFGNHSGLGLAIARTIAQAHDGTLTAQNRADGAGGACITLALPDPEQRKGERG; via the coding sequence GTGGCCGATCACCGGCGCACGCTGAACCCGCGCGAATTGCGTCCGGCGAGCTGGGTCACCCGCCTCTCGCTGACCAGCCGCATTCTGGCGGTGAATATCCTGCCGCTGGCGCTGTTCGCGGGCGGATTGTTCTATCTCGACAGCTACCGCGCGCAATTGCTGGACGAACGCTACAAGCTCGCCCGGATCGAGGCGCAGATCACGGCGGAGGCGCTGGCCGGTGCGACGCGCGACCGGCAGGAGGCGCTGCTGATCCAGATCGCCAAGGAACAGCAGATGCGCCTGCGCATGTTCGATTCCGAAGGGCTGCTCTGGGCCGACAGCTTTGCCCTGGACCAGCCCACCTTCAGCCTCGACGATCCGAGCGACGACCAGTTCGGCCTGCGCTTCGCCCGTTGGCTGGACCGCGCGGTGGATACCATCGTGGCGGCCGAAGCGGTGCCCGATTATCTCGAACCGGAATCGACCAATGCCGACCGTTGGCCTGAATTGCGCCGGGCGCGCGAGACCGGCCTGTCGCAAATCGTGCTGCGCGATGCGCCCGATGGCACCCCGGTTATCACCGCCGCCGCCCCGGTGGGCTTGAACGGCGCAACCCTGCTGACCACCCGCAATGCGGTCGATATTACAGAAACCGTGCGCGAGGCGCGCACCGCGCTGGCGACCGCGATGGGGCTGGCGCTGCTTAGTTCTATCCTGCTGTCGCTGTTCCTCGCCCGCACGATCGTCCGGCCGCTCTCGCAATTGAGCCAGGCGGCGCAGCGGGTTCGGCTGGGGCGCGAGCGCGAGGTCGAGGTTCCGCGTATGCCCGACCGGCAGGACGAGATCGGCCTGCTCGCCCGCGCTGTATCCGATATGACGGAGGCGCTGCGCCACCGGATCGACGCGGTCGAAAGTTTCGCCGCCGATGTCGCGCACGAGATCAAGAACCCGCTCGCCAGCCTGCGCAGCGCGGTTGAAAGTTTCCCAAGGGTGGACGATCCGGAGTTGAAGGCTCAGCTGATCACCATCGCCAGCCACGATGTACGCCGGATCGACCGGCTCGTTACCGAAATTTCCGATGCCAGCCGGATCGACGCGGAACTATCGCGTGCGGTGTTCGAGCGGATCGATTTGGGCGAACTCGTCGAGAACATTGTCGCCAGACGCGAACATCGCGGCGAAAATGGCAATCAGATCATTACCATCGAACAGCCCCGGCAGCGCGCAATTGTCTTCGGCGTGCCTGCCCGGCTAGAACGGGTGGTGGATAATCTTCTGGACAACGCCGTCTCGTTCAATCCGCCCGGGGGGACTATCGATCTGATCGTCTGGCGCGATCACGATACGATCGGGCTGAGCGTGTGCGATAACGGCCCCGGCATACCCGCCGAAAACCGCGAGAAAGTCTTTACCCGGTTCCATTCCGACCGCCCGGAGGAAGAGGATTTCGGCAATCATAGTGGGCTCGGTCTTGCCATAGCGCGCACGATCGCACAGGCGCATGACGGCACCTTGACCGCCCAGAACCGCGCAGATGGGGCGGGCGGTGCGTGCATCACACTGGCCCTGCCCGACCCCGAGCAACGCAAGGGCGAGCGTGGCTGA